The Cherax quadricarinatus isolate ZL_2023a unplaced genomic scaffold, ASM3850222v1 Contig5342, whole genome shotgun sequence genome includes the window gactctatgactgaagaaatacttcctaacgtctctgtgactcgtctgagtcttcagcttccagttgtgaccccttgttcctgtgtcccctctctggaacatcctatctctgtccaccttatctattccccgcagtatcttgtatgtcattatcatgtctcccctgacccttctgtcctccagtgtcgtcagtccgatttccttcaacttttcctcatacgacattcccctgagctctgggactagccttgtttcaagcctttgtactttctctaacttcttgacgtgcttgaccaggtgtgggttccagactggtgctgcatactccagtatgggcctaacatacacagtgtacagtgtctagaacgattccttatttaggtattGGAACGATTCTGCTGTTGACTCTCGccctggcaggtcatagcagctctccttacttgcacagtatccctacgatccccgttggggaggggaacctctaccatctccacgatgtctcatcgtgtgaGAATTAAGCCCAAGTCTGCTGTCGTCGATGACGCCACGAAGCTTGAGCTTGCAGCTTCTCTCAACACTTGTCTGCACGCAAAGTTCTCCAAGATCACGTCACTGAAGGAAGCTTTCATCGTCACTTTTCTCGATGATACTGAAGCTGACAAGGTGCTTACACCTACTGCCATGAAGACCTTAGAAGACCGAGGCTTTACCATCTCTACGTCACCATACATGCTTGCAAAACGTTCAGTGTTTATGAAACGTCTTGACAAGCTGATCACGAACATGACCATCCAGGAAATTACTAcatcacttgaagacctcaacacCTGGGCCAAGATTGACACTGTAGTGAAGATTCCCAACGCTTCCTCAATGCTCAAGGTCACATTCCTGGACGTTACCATGGCgaccagagcactgtctgatggcctggccatctcttactactacatcaaccctcgacagattgaacctgaacgcttcacgtacataacaccttgctggacatgttactcgtacagtcactctactgccgactgccacgtgaagaataagaagatatgttccacctgtgggtctgcaggacacgattttcgttcttgcacttccactgctgctcccacttgcatcaactgtaagagtgatcaccatactcttgcagccaagtgTCCAGTGCGAAAGGATATCCTTTCTAAGAAACTAAAGGAAGAAACAAAGAAGTCATCTGGAACCTCTCCTACATACGCTGCAATTGCCAAGATTCAATCTACAAcatccaagattctacaagctactcaacagtcgtctccaccacctctcactacccaacCTCCACCTGATGATATTTCCACCAAATTCTATTACTGCATGATGTTTGCCCACATGCAAAATGCTGCAAAACCTGGCTCTTTCAACACGACTATCAATGAACTTCTTGCACTCaacaacatgccatcatttaacttccctgcaagtccaccatcagctgaaattttgaaaataatcccGAAGATCGTCAGTTTTGAAGCGCCAGATGACTTGAAGGAATTAATAATTGACAATGACGACGCATCCTTTTTTGAATCCTCCAATCAACGTTCACCTGATAACATCCAAGTCAGCACTACGCCTCCTATTCGTCGATCGCCTCCTACTCGTCGATTGGCTCGTCGTGGCGgcgtacctccttcacctccactcaccactactcatatggaccaatcagaagccacgattctaccacagtcttctacacactctctagcagagacaccaacattgaaagaaccttcaatgctgcaaccaccaacaaaaacctctccagccatcactcgacgtattaatacagaagaccaacatcgagatcaatacctgcactggaaagatataactttttatacgactcctgaccaagaacccaccatgaatgtcgacactttgtacgagaaaatacacgacagaacagtcaagtttacaaatcgtaaaggatCCCACTGCTCCTTCACTACACTCAAGATGACCCTTGACCAGTTACAAGCCGACCCAGCATTTCGAcccaagattacaagactactcatcgtttccttccaacaactgcacaacataAGGAATGCCTCCAACACTGAAGAACTGAAGTAACTTCTGACTCACAATTTAAcgacacctgaccaatcaagaagctagcctcccttgaccacgcctccagcttctgccagccgccaatcaacatcaagatgcagcaatcttccatccagcaagttgcagtcagcaCCCGCAGAGTTCCTGCTGTCTTCTATGTCgtcttcgttattgtttatccaggcttagcagttgggtctagtcctgactcttctctcttcgactcaagacattcctctcaccgtctattcttcgcactgtccccacttgcccctcgcccctcgtgggtccttacctgtgagtccttgattgattgattgctCCCTCCTTACCtttgcgtactcgttcctggctctgcgactgatctccctattttcgtgtgttctctgccttctgtactttttccattctctgttgcactttgtttttgcctccttacaccgtcgggtaaaccaggggctcgttctggtcttcccgttgtttctgtgtgtgtgtgtgggagtgtgtgtgtgtgtgtgtgtgtgtgggtgtgtgtgtgggtgtgggtgtgtgtgtgtgggtgtgcgtgcttgtgtatatgcatgtgtttgtacgctcgtgtgcatatgtctgtgcgtgcgccctcgtgtgtgtatgtgtgcgcgtgcgcgctcgtgtgggtgtatgacccacttaatatttgtatttataactcattacagttgtgaccaggtgtggacgtatcagtggttcattactttgtaatgagtgaggctgattcattacctttgtaacttgccatgattgtgaccagatctacctggagttcattacctttgtaactagttcagctatcataactttggagtccagtccctggacccattatgtacctttgtaatcttttgagtaccggccacaggatgggtatgtggtgactaccgcccacaggatgggtatgtggtgactaccgcccacaggatgggtatgtggtgactaccacccacaggatgggtatgtggtgactaccgcccacaggatgggtatgtggtgactaccgcccacaggatgggtatgtggtgactaccgcccacaggatgggtatgtggtgactaccgcccacaggatgggtatgtggtgactaccgcccacaggatgggtatgtggtgactaccacccacaggatgggtatgtggtgactaccgcccacaggatgggtatgtggtgactaccgcccacaggatgggtatgtggtgactaccgcccacaggatgggtatgtggtgactaccgcccacaggatgggtatgtggtgactaccgcccacaggatgggtatgtggtgactactgcccacaggatgggtatgtggtgactaccacccacaggatgggtacggggtgcataataaacatattaaactaaactgccTGACCACTCCCAGACCGGCATATTATGTCATTTTTTGTTAATCCTGGAGCATTTATTAtgcttctatgttatttatattatgcCTTAAATTGTGATATGTAAATAAACTTTAGTTCGATGAGCAACTTTGCCGCAGATCTTGCCAAAACGAGTCAGCACTTGTCTCAGAAGGCTTCTGATTGGCTCTCCTACTACATAATAGCtcgtcaattattatattagaaagaataataatagaaataattaaaaaaataatagaaattatttaaaaaaaaaaaaaaactcaaaattCACTGCATGTGAGTACATATGATACAGGTAGTGACGTCACTCTAAATATTATAATGACTATAATTCGTTGTAGAAGTATCGTACGACATTGAGACGTACACCAATAATGTTGCCAGATTGTAAAATTATTTTTCTATAAGCTTAACCTATTTATCATTCATTCTCCATATTTTCTCGACTATTATTCTGCTCCACACATGTCACCCGCCCCATAGCTTCCCTGCACTGCTTCTCTTTCTTAGCCGTTTGACTGactcctctaccactactacctctataCTTCCTTTCcttctacctctcttgtcccatcCCTGTCATCTGGTCTATTTATACTGCCAACAACATCAAcgccagcagcatcaacatcaacaacatcaataccaacaacatcaacaacatcaacactaacaacatcaacatcaacaacatcaacatcaacatcaacaccaacaaccaacaccaacaacatcaacaccaacaatgtCAACACCAATTACATtaagaacaataataaataaTCAAAACAATAAACATGTTAGTTAACACCGTTAACATAAACATCAATAGCTTCTTCACTTAATCTGACTGACTGCGAGAGTAGCATGCCCATCTAATAaccagcagacggaggatcgagtttcCACTAGTTCTTGTGCTGATTCACACATACAGATTAAATACTTCACATAAATATAAGAAAAATGAATAACACGAACAACTCACTTAGGCTGTACATGTTGCAGGATCTTGTCGGACGTGGTGACCGCATCATCATGAAGATAATGGTGGTGCAGGGCCAGTCCTATGCAGTGATGATTGTACGAGGTGAGAACATCCAGCAGGTGAAGCAGGTCGGACACATCATCAGGTTCACTCATGACATCAATGTGCACCTCAGATGGTTCGAGGTGAGGAAAAAGAGCTTTGCAACACAACATCTGGTTCTCTTTGATGCAAATCGGCTTTTCAGTATTGATGAAACGAGCTATTTCCCTAGTGATATTTTTATTGCATTTGGTGTTCTCAATAAGGTGCAACCACTGGTCCACATTGCAAGTGTCAGATAGGTTCATATTAGCCTCACGCACAAGACGGACAATTTCCTGCGTGGTGGCTTCAGGCACCTTACCAAGTAAGACAGGAAGCAGCCCGGCCACATGCACAAGAACATTGTTATACTTGGCCATGTTTACCATGGTTGTCCTGACACTCTGTTTTAACATTTCCTCTATGCTGACATGCAGTGCAGAAGACTGTAAATGGTCCTTGAGTGTCATCACAATATGGAGAGCACTGAAGTAATCATGAATTCCCTGGTGAGGTGCTGAGTACCGCTCCTCGACACCTTGCCACGTCCTAATTGGCTTCAAACTCATGAATGCAGAAAGTATCTCATTGTAAGGTAAATCATATGCATTACAAGCAGATATCAGTTGTTCTTCTGCTGCTTCATCAAGGGTGAGCTGATGACGCGAGAGGCTCTCCAGTGATATCTTGTATAACATCCTTAAAATTATTTGAACCTTCTCCTCTAGGTGATTTTCACTTATATCTTTATTTTTCAATCTATTTAATAACTTTCTGTGACGTAGACGATGTATTTCCTGGTAGAGTTCTGTTTTAGTGATGGTCATTGTGTTTACGTCATCTGGACGTTGGTCCCAGGAGTAAACAAAATATGTTAAATTACTTGGCAATCTTAAGTGTTCATGAAGATCTTCAAATAACTTTATCTTATTTACTAATTTTTCAGTGTTTCTGTTACTCATCGTGTGGCGAGTTATCTCTTGGTGAGTCAGACGCACAAATTcctccaaatattttttttttatgccaaGTAATTCAGCATATGTTACTTCATATTCTTCAGGGATCATCATCATGAACATTTCGACTGTTTCAGGTCTTGAGGTACACATAAAAGTTAAACAAGTACAGTTCCGGAATTCTTGTAAAAGACTTTTGACTAATTCTCTAGAATTGATATTCAGTTCATCCAATCCATCAATGAGTATTAGGACCTTACAGAGTTTTATTATTCTAGGCAGAAGATTCCTGAATTTTGATGAAACATCTGGTATTAGGTAGTCTAGGAGATCCTGGTAGGACTTTCTGGTTGAGTCTCCACACTGTACCCACAAGAGGAGTTCGTAATTGACTAAACCTTTAATTGCTCTTTGACCACCCTCTGACCATTCCTGTGTTAGTAGCTTCAGTAGAGTAGTCTTTCCACTCCCTGCCATACCTTCAAGTACAAGTATTTTAGGTGGTGCACAGGAATCACGATTTTGTGTCTGAACAAGGCTGAGAAGATCTCTATAATCTATATGTTCACCTTCACCTCTCCGTTTACCTTGTCTAACTTCAATATCGACAAAAATATTGTCTACTTTAAGTGGAAGGTCAGTATTGAAAAAAGACACTGGGTTGATATAAATTATATTTTGGAAAAACTTCTTCAGTTCATAACAACTATCATTAATGACAATCCTTCTTATATCATCACTAGAATACCTTATTATGTCTTCCTCTCCGAGTATTTCACTTATGATGAGGTCCAGGTTATTATTCATCTGATTGATTTCCATGTCCACTTCAGCCTCGTCTCGCCCATACCGCTCTCCTGATCTTCTGAGACATCCAGTTAATACCTCACGAAGTTCTCTTATGATACGAAAAAACTCTTCATCAGGAATTGCAGAGTGATTATGAAGAATGTCGTTCCTAATGTTCTTTACAGCAGTGATGTAATACTCCATTTCCACACTGGGAAtgatccattttggatcattcaAATGAGCTACATTCTCACAGGCTAGTTTGATACTCAGAATAAGCAAAGGCATATCAAACTTTGTTCCATCTGGACTAGAATCAATTAATTTCATTTGCCTTTTGTAAAACATTCTGTATTTTCTTGAAAGACTTAAGTAGTTTGCTGATGATGTTTGAGGCAAGTTATTTAAGTATTCATCCAGCCTCATATTACAAGGTTTACCCGGGGTTCCCCAGCAGAATATTTTATGCAGTACTTGACTGCCACACAGATTCATAGCTTTAAAGAGCCTGCATACATTATTATCCTCTTTAGATATTAAAGCCATGGCACATTACATGAAACACTTCTGATATAATTTTGTCCACGACGGAGCTCCACTTGCTTCTGAAAATAATGCTGCTCGTGGAGATTTATTGCTTCAGTAAATAATACTGCTGAAAGAACTCCTGATGTTTCAGTAAATAATGCAGCACACAGAGTTTCAGGTTTGTGCACATAATGCCACTAAAGGAGCTCAAGATGCTTCAGCAGATAATGGTGCTGATGAAGTTCCTGTCGCTTCAGCAGATAATGGTGCTGATGAAGTTCCTGTCGCTTCAGCAGATAATGGTGCTGATGAAGTTCCTGTCGCTTCAGCAGATAATGGTGCTGAAGGCTCTTTTGTTGCTCCTGAAATTAATGTTGCTCATCGAGCTACTGATATTTTTGCAAAAATTGTTGCTGACAGAGACGGAGTTCCTCATACATCTGCAGAAAATATTGCAAAAAAGTTCCTGACTCTTCTGCAGACATTATGGCTGATTTACCATTCAGTGCTGTTGAAGTTTGAGCTGGTAACGAAGTCCATGGTGAGACTGTCCATAATATTTCTTCAGAACACAATTACAACTGAAAAAGTAAAAGATTTGAATGAAACATAATATTTCATGTGAAAATAAAAAACATGATTAATATTTTAAATGACAAAATAAAACATTTATAACATGACAAGTGATATAAAGAAGAACGTATTATATTGCAAATAATTAGATGAAAATGTGTAATATTCAAAGTAATGCGCAAAAACTGCAGAGAAATAAGACAACATAAACAATGCAAAATATTATAAGTGACAGAATGAAATATTTGTGGAAGTAAAAGTAACACACAATATCATAGATAACTCGCGCCTACAACCAACCTTGTACA containing:
- the LOC128698424 gene encoding uncharacterized protein, whose protein sequence is MALISKEDNNVCRLFKAMNLCGSQVLHKIFCWGTPGKPCNMRLDEYLNNLPQTSSANYLSLSRKYRMFYKRQMKLIDSSPDGTKFDMPLLILSIKLACENVAHLNDPKWIIPSVEMEYYITAVKNIRNDILHNHSAIPDEEFFRIIRELREVLTGCLRRSGERYGRDEAEVDMEINQMNNNLDLIISEILGEEDIIRYSSDDIRRIVINDSCYELKKFFQNIIYINPVSFFNTDLPLKVDNIFVDIEVRQGKRRGEGEHIDYRDLLSLVQTQNRDSCAPPKILVLEGMAGSGKTTLLKLLTQEWSEGGQRAIKGLVNYELLLWVQCGDSTRKSYQDLLDYLIPDVSSKFRNLLPRIIKLCKVLILIDGLDELNINSRELVKSLLQEFRNCTCLTFMCTSRPETVEMFMMMIPEEYEVTYAELLGIKKKYLEEFVRLTHQEITRHTMSNRNTEKLVNKIKLFEDLHEHLRLPSNLTYFVYSWDQRPDDVNTMTITKTELYQEIHRLRHRKLLNRLKNKDISENHLEEKVQIILRMLYKISLESLSRHQLTLDEAAEEQLISACNAYDLPYNEILSAFMSLKPIRTWQGVEERYSAPHQGIHDYFSALHIVMTLKDHLQSSALHVSIEEMLKQSVRTTMVNMAKYNNVLVHVAGLLPVLLGKVPEATTQEIVRLVREANMNLSDTCNVDQWLHLIENTKCNKNITREIARFINTEKPICIKENQMLCCKALFPHLEPSEVHIDVMSEPDDVSDLLHLLDVLTSYNHHCIGLALHHHYLHDDAVTTSDKILQHVQPK